TTCACCGCCTCCGCCGGCGCTACCGGGATCTGCTGCGTGAGGAGCTCGCGGGGACCCTCGCGGACCCTTCGATGGTGGACGAGGAGTTGCGATCGCTCCTGGCGGCCCTCGCAGGATAGCCGGAGACGGCATCTCCGCGGTGGGGGTAGCCTGGGACCCCGGCGGGGCCCGGCTCAGGTGTCCGGGCTCGTTCTCGGCACCAGCTTGCCGTCGCGGACCCGCCGGCGGGAGACCTCCTGGCGCCGAAGCTCCAGGACCTTTTCGATGAACTCCACCTGGGCCCGGCGGAGGGGGGCGGACGCCTGGCGGGCCGGAATCTGATAGGTGCCGTTGGGCATCAGATGTCGCGCCTTGGTGTTGTCGGCCAACTCGGTGGCCAGGATGTCGCCGGTGAGTCGCTCGCGCAGGCGACCATCCTCGATCGGGAACACCGCCTCGATGCGCCGGTGCAGGTTGCGGGGCATCCAGTCGGCGCTCCCCACATAGACCTCGGGCTGGTGCGCGTTGTCGAACGACCAGATCCGCGCATGCTCGAGGAACCGGTCCACGATGCTCCGGACACGGATCCGCTCGCTCAGGCCGCGCACGCCCGGTCGCAGACAGCAGATGCCCCGGATGATGAGGTCAATCTCCACACCGGCAGCCGAGGCTTCATACAGGGCGTCAATCACCGGTGTTTCCACCAGGGCGTTCATTTTGGCCACAATCCGCGCCGGAAGGCCCGCCCGGGCGTGCGCCGCCTCGCGGTGGATCAGGGCCAGGATGCGGTCGAGCATGTCGAACGGCGCCAGCAACAGCCGGCGTGACGGCTGTGGACGGCAGATCCCGGTGATCAGGTTGAAGAGGTCGGTTGCGTCCTCCCCGAACTCCGGACGGCAGGTCAGCAGTCCGATGTCGGTGTAAAGCCTGGCGGTGGCGGGATTGTAGTTCCCCGTGCCGAGGTGGACGTAGCGGCGGATGCCATCGTCATCGGCCCGGACGACGAGGGCGACCTTGCAGTGGATCTTGTATCCGACAACGCCGTAGATCACATGCACCCCGGCCTCTTCCAAAGCCCGGGACCAACGGATGTTGTTGGCCTCATCAAAGCGGGCCTTGAGCTCCACGACCGCGGTGACCTGCTTGCCGTTCTTCACCGCATTCATGAGGGCCCCGACGATCCGGGGATCGCCACCGGTTCGATACAAGGTCTGCTTGATCGCCAGCACCTTCGGGTCCTCGGCGGCCTGCTCGAGAAACGTCACCACCGACCCAAAGCTGTCGTAGGGATGGTGGAAAAGGATGTCCCGTTCCTGGATTGCGGCAAAGAGGTCCTGCTTCCCGCGCAACGCCGCGGCTACCGGCGCGTGAAACGGGGGGTCCCGCAACTCGGGTGCATGGGCGTCCTCGACGATGGCCATCAGCCGCGTGGGATTGACCGGGCCGTCCACGACGTAAAGTTCCTCGGGCGTCAGGCCCACATGGGCCAGGAGGTCGGCGGTGACATCGGCGGGACAGTCCGCCGAGACCTCCAGCCGTACCGCAGCGCCGCGCTTCCTTTTGTCGAGTTCATGCTCCACCGCCCGGAGCAGGTTCGGCACTTCCTCCTCGTCAATGTAGAGCTCGCTGTTGCGCGTCACCCGGAAGGTCCAGCATCCCTCCAGCGTCATCCCGGGAAACAGGTCCCCGAGGAACCTGCTGATCAGCTGGTGGAGGAAGATGTAGCACTGGCGGCCCGGTTGCGCCGGCACCTGCACCAGCCGCGGGAGCCCGCGGGGCACCTGCACCACGGCGAGGGACTGCCGGAGCTGCCCCCGGTGCGGCCCATGCAGCCGGACGATGAGATTCAGCGATTTGTTGAGCAGTTGCGGAAAGGGATGCGCGGGATCCAACGCCAGCGGGGTCAGCACCGGTGACACCTTCTCGCGGTAGTAATCGGCGAGCCAGGCGGCGGCGTCCGCGGCGAGGGCGTCCGGATCCAGGAAACCGATGCCGTGCCGTTCGAGCGCCGGCACCAGTTCTTTGCGCCAGCAACGGTACGCATCGCCCACCAGACCCAGCACCCGGCGTCGAATGGCCGTCAGCGTTTCGGAGGCATCCAGCCCGTCTGGAGTCCGCTCCCGAACCCCCGCCTGACGGGCTTCCATCAGTCCGGCAACCCGCACCTCGAAAAACTCGTCGAGATTCGAGTTGAAGATGCAGAAAAACTTCACCCGCTCGAGCAGCGGGGTGTCCGGCGCCAGGGCCTCGTCGAGGACTCGTTGATTGAATTCCAGCCAGCTGAGGTCCCGGTTGAAGTACCGGCGTCTCGGTTTGCGGGGGATTGCCGGATGACGAGTGGACATGGAGTGGTCCGGGGGCGGGGGGCCGGGGGGGGCGTTCAGTTGCGGACCGCTCCGGAGGTGGTGACGGGCGAACCGGGCCGGTACCAGTCCTCGCGCAGCCAGTCGGCGAGCAACCCGATGGACCTCTCGTCCAGTTGGCCGGTGGACAAGAACGCGGGCATCCGGTCGTTGCGCCGCCCGTAAAATCGCTCGTGGCCCGGGTCAGCGATGATGCCGATGATCCACTCCCGGGAGCCCCATCCGGTCAGGTCCGGGGCGGTGGCATCCTCATCGGGTTCGCGGAAGGCGTGGCAGTCGGTGCAACCGAACTCGGAACGGACCAACCGGCGCCCTTCCTCAATCAACCCGGCGTCCCGAAGATCATCAGACGCCTGAAGCGGCAGCCCGGCCTCGGCGCTGACCGCGGCAATCACCTGGACCAGGCCGGCCCGCTGTTCCGCGTCGTACCGGGCCACCTTCTGCTTCACAAACCGGACCATCTTCCCCTCGCGAAACTTCGTGCCGCCATAGTAGTCGGGTCCGTCCACACGGTCGGGGTCCAGCAATCCCGAAAGCCACGTGCGGGATCCGAAGCCCTTGAGGTCCGGGGCACTTGGCGCATCGGCGACCGCGTTTCCCAGCCCGTCGTGGCCGCCGAAGCGATGACAACTGGCGCAATTTTGGGCGAAAAGTCGCGGACCCTGTGTGAGGGGATCCTCGCGAAGCAGCGTCACGGCGCCCGTCGGTGGAATGCCTCCGGCGGCCTGGGCGAGCTCGACGACGCGACGCGCATCCCGTGAAGCCTGTTCCCGGGCGGCAAGAAAGGTGGGATCGGCGAGATCCTGCCGGCGGGCCTGGAGGGTCAGCAACAGTGCCCCAATTCCGATGGATGCCAGAAAGGCGAGATTGAACCGGTGACCCAGCCGCCATCGGCCGATCAGGGGCATCGCGGCCAGGATCAGCAACGCGAGGGTCGGGATGACAATGGCACCCCAGACCTCGGTGTGGCCCGGGAAGTACTTCAGGAACTCGAAGAGGAAGAGAAAGTACCACTCCGGCCGCGCCGCGGGAAACGGCTCGCTGGGATCCGCCGGCGCCGAAAGCTCGGCCCCGTGGAAGGCCAGGGTCAGGAACACAACAGTCGCCAGCACGGCCAGCGCGGCGACGGCATCCATCAATACCTGGTCGGGCCAGAAGGGAGCGTCCGGACGCCGCAGCGGGCGCCGTGCCGTCACGCCGTGCCGGCGGAACAGGGCGATATGGCCGACGATCAGGAGGACGACTCCCGCCGGAAGGAATCCGGCATGGAGCGCAAAAAAGCGGGTGAGCGTCAGGTTCCCGTAGTCGGCCCCGCCGACGATCAGGCGCTGAATCTGGTCCCCGAACAACGGCGTCACCGCGGCAATGTTGGTCGCCACCTTCGTCGCCCAATAGCCCTTCTGGTCCCAGGGCAGCAGGTATCCCGTAAGCGCCAGAGCCAGAGTGAGCAGGAGAAGCCCGAGTCCGAACCAGAAATTCACCTCGCGCGGCGCATGATACGCCCCGTCAATCACCACTTGCATCAGGTGCAGCACCAGGAGCACCACCATGATCTGCGCGGTGAAGTGGTGAAGCCCCCGCAGGAACCATCCACCCGTCATTTCATGCTGGATGTAATAGACGGATTCCCAGGCGGTCAGGGACCCCGGGCTGTAGGCCGACCAGAGGAAGGCGCCGGTGATGAACTGAATGAGCAGGCAGAACGTGAGGGCACTGCCCCAGACATACCGCCACCGCGCACCTCCCGGGATGTTCTCGAACAGCACCTCATGGACCAGACGCCGCAGCCCGGTCCGCGAATCCACCCAGTCCAGAAGTGGCTTCATGCCAACACCCGCTTCTCGCTCTGGCCGGCCTGGAAATTCTCGTAACGGACCCACACCTCCTCCCCGCGGATCTCGACGGGGAGGGTGTCCATCGGCCGCGGACTCGGGCTTCTGGGGTCGTTGATCGCCCCGTCAATGGCGAACGTGCTGTTGTGACAGGGACACAGGAAATCCCGGGCCTCCGGCCGGTAATCCACGAAGCATCCGGCATGGGGGCAAACCGTCTGGAGCGCCTCCACCTCCCGTTCGCCCGTCCGTCGGAGATAAACAGCACCGACCGGAACGGCCGGCATCCGGGTCCAGGCATCCACACGGTCGGCCAGCACGGTGAACCTCCGCGGTGTCCCGTCGGCCGGCAGCGCTGTCAGGGACGCGATCCGCCGGAATCCGGCACCCCGGGCATCGCCGCGCCGGCGCAGCGGGTCGAGCCAGACCCATAATCCCGCGGCGACCGGCACCAGGGTCGCCAGGCCTCCGATCACCAGCGCGAGGGCTTCCTTGACGAAGGACCGGCGCGTTCCGCCCGTTGAATCCACCGCATTGGACATGACGGACGATGAAAACCCGGCGGCCGCAGGTCAGGCGAGCGTGGAATTCCCGGAACCGGGCGCCGTCCGTCCCGTTGAGGGGCTTGCCTGGGCACCCGCAGCGGACCGTCAAGCCCAGGACGGCATCGGACACCCTTTCCAGAGGACGGCACCCGGCCTTCCCCCCCCCGGGAGGGCGACGGTTGCATCACGCCACGTCGCCGGCCGGACTAGCGGCGCGGCCGGGCAGGGCGCTTGCGCGGCGGTGCCTTGCGGGTGCGGGGACCGCGCCCCTTGAACGTCAGTTCCGCAATCCCGGACTTGTCGAGTTCCCCGAGACCCGCGGCGACCATGCGGCGGAACTGCGAATGAGCGGCTGCGGCAAGCGGGGTCTTCAATCCCGCCCCTTTGGCCAGACGAAGGGCGATGCCACTGTCCTTGGCCGCATGGGCGGCGCTGAAAAAGCAGGAATGGTCGCGGTTGACCATGTCCTCGCCGTCGGTGGCCAGGACCCGGCTGTTGGCCCCGGTCTGGGAAAACACCTCCATCAGCACCTTCAGGTCCAGACCGAGGGCCGCCCCAAGGCCGAGCCCTTCCGCCAGGCCGGCCGTGTTGATGTTCATCACCATGTTGACCAGGGCCTTCACCTGGGCCGCCGTGCCGGTCGGCCCGATGTAGCGGAGCAGCTTTCCGTCGTCGGCCAGCGTGCGCAGCAAAGGTTCCACCCGCTCAAACACCGCGCGGTCGCCACCGATCATCAGGTAGAGCGTCCCATTGCGGGCCTGGGTGATGCTCGACGCCATGCAGGCCTCCAGGCTTTCCGCCTTCGCCTTCCGGGCCCGCTTGCGGACCTCGACGTGCACCGCGGGCGTGATCGTCGCACAGTTGATGAAGGTCCGCCCCCGCGCCCCGGTGAGCAGACTGTCGCCCCGGGTCGCAAACACCCGGTCCATGGCCTTGTCGTCGGTGACCACCGTGAAGATGACGTCCGCCAGCGAGGTCACCTCCGCGAGGCTGGCCGCAGCGGTGCAGCCGAGCTCACTGGCAATTGCCGCCGCCGCCGCCGGCCGCGCGTCGTAAACGGCGGTGACCTGGAATCCACTCTCGGCCAGCCGACGGGCCATATTGGCTCCCATGCGGCCGACCCCCACCACTGCAATGCGTTGACTCATGGTTTGAAGTAGGAAAATAAAGAATTGCGGTTGACCGGCGCATGATGGCGAAGCCGGACTTCTTTGCACGCCCAGATTCGATTCCCGGGACGCCCCCACTGCGGCGCCAGTGCCAAAGGCGTCTTGCGAATGTGACATCTTCGGCGTGGCGTGACACATCCGGATCTGATCCCGGAGCGCCAGACATGCCGAGGAAGGGCCGCATTTCCTGAAAAATCCGTCGAAAAGCGCCCGTGCCGCCCGATCGGCACCCCGCTTGCGATGCGGCCGATAGAAACTATGGGCAAAATTCTAGGGATCGATCTGGGAACGACGAATTCCTGCATGGCGGTGATGGAAGGGGGCGAGCCCTTGGTGCTCGAGAATTCCGAGGGGCGCCGGACCACGCCGTCCGTCGTGGCGTTCGCAAAGAATGGCGAACGGCTGGTGGGCGACGCGGCCAAGCGCCAGGCGATCACCAACTCCCGCAACACGGTGTACTCCATCAAGCGGTTCATGGGGCGCCGGTTCGACGAGGTGCAGGAGGAGTTGAAGCGCGTGCCGTACAAGGTGGCGCGTGCCGCGAACGGAGACGTCGCGGTGGAGGTGGAGGTGGAGGGCAAACCCCGGCAGTTCAGTCCGCAGGAGGTCTCCGCCATGATCCTTTCCAAGCTGAAGGCCGATGCGGAGACCCGTCTCGGGGAGTCCATCACCCAGGCGGTCATCACGGTGCCCGCCTACTTCAACGACGCGCAGCGCCAGGCCACCAAGGATGCCGGGCGGATTGCCGGATTGGAGGTCCTCCGGATCATCAACGAGCCGACCGCCGCCTCCCTGGCCTACGGGCTCGACAAGAAGAAGGACGAGAAGATTGCCGTCTACGACCTCGGCGGCGGCACCTTCGACATCAGCGTGCTCGAAATCGGCGACGGGGTCTTCGAGGTCAAGGCCACCAACGGTGACACGCACCTCGGCGGCGATGACTGGGACAACGCGCTGATGGACTGGATCCTGGACGAGTTCAAACGGGATACCGGGATGGATCTCCGCAAGCAGCCGGACGCCCTCCAGCGCATCAAGGAAGAGGCGGAAAAGGCCAAAATCGCCCTGAGCTCCTCGCAGCAGTATGACATCAACCTGCCCTTCATCACCGCGGACGCCAGCGGCCCCAAGCACATCCAGAAGTCGCTGACACGGGCCAGGATGGAGCAGCTTTGCGAATCGTTGTTCGAGCGGACCATCACCCCGACCCGCGCCTGCCTGAAGGACGCGGGAATTGCGGCCGACCAGATTGACGAGCTCGTGCTGGTCGGCGGGATGACCCGGATGCCCAAGGTCGTGGAGACGGCCCGTTCCATGGTGAACAAGGCCCCCCACCAGGGCGTGAACCCCGACGAGGTGGTTGCCGTGGGCGCCGCCATCCAGGGCGGGGTGCTCAAGGGGGACGTCAAGGACGTGCTGTTGCTCGATGTCACGCCGCTATCCCTGGGCATTGAAACCATGGGGCGGGTCTTCACCAAACTGATTGACCGCAACACCACGATCCCGACCCGCAAGTCGGAGATCTTTTCCACCGCCACCGACAATCAGCCCGGTGTGGAAATCCACGTGTTGCAGGGTGAGCGCGCGATGGCACAGGACAACAAGTCCCTGGGCCGGTTCCAGCTCTCCGACATCCCCCCCGCGCCCCGCGGAGTGCCCCAGATCGAGGTGACGTTCGACATTGACGCCAACGGCATCCTGAATGTCAGCGCCAAGGATCTTGGCTCGGGCAAGCAGCAGAAGATCGTCATCACCGCCTCCGGGGGGCTGTCGAAGGATGAGGTCGAGCGCCTGCGGCGTGACGCGGAGTCCCACGCCGACGAGGACCGCCAGCGGAAAGAGGAGGTCGAACTTCGGAACGAGGCCGACAACACCGCCTACCGCGCCGAGAAGCTGGTCAAGGACAGCGGCGACAAGCTCGGGGCCGAACGCGCTCGCGTTGACCAGGGGGCCCAGGCGGTGCGCGACGCCCTCAAGGGAAGTGACGCGGCCGCCATCCGTGTGGCGCTCGACAAACTCAACGAGTCCCTGCAGGTCGCCACGGCGGCGATGTACAAGGACAACCCGCCGGGTGCGGGTGCCGCCGGCGGCGACGCCTCGGGCGGTCCCGCAGGCGGTCCGGAAGCCGCCGCCTCGGGCTCCAGGGAGGGCGAGGGCCCGATCATTGATGCGGAGGTGGTGGATGAAAAGAAGTCCTGACACCCCCGGATCCGGGCTCCCAGGCCCGTTCAGGACGCCGGCGTCCTCACACTTTTCCCGTCCGCGGGTGCGGCGGGAGTTAATTACCTGATAACACAATAAGATAACATCGCGATACCAACAGTATGGCACTCAACGTGAAACCCCTCGGCGACCGCGTGCTCGTCGAGCTTGTCGAAGACAAGGAAGTGAAAAAGGGCGGAATCATCATCCCCGATACCGCCAAGGAGAAACCCACGGAGGGTCTCGTCCGGGCCCTCGGGACCGGAAAGACCGATGACGAAGGCAAGAAGATCCCCTTCGAAGTCAAGGTCGGCGACCGCGTGCTGGTCTCCAAGTACGGCGGCACCGAAATCAAGATTGATGGCAAGGAATACAAGATCTTCAGCTCGGACGACCTGATCGGCGTCGTCGAATAAGTCCCCAGGACCTTTTCAAACCTCAACCTGTAACTCGAAAGAAGAAGAACTATGGCAGCCAAGCAACTCGTGTTCGATGAAAGCGCGCGCCAGCGCCTGCTCAAGGGTGTGGAACAGCTCGCAAAGGCCGTGAAGGCCACCCTGGGCCCGAAGGGCCGCAATGTGGTGATTGACAAGAAGTTCGGTTCCCCGACGGTCACCAAGGACGGTGTCACCGTCGCCAAGGAGATCGAGCTGAGCGACCCCTACGAAAACATGGGCGCACAGATGGTCCGCGAGGTCGCCAGCAAGACCAGCGACTCCGCCGGCGACGGCACGACGACGGCGACCGTGCTCGCCGAGTCCATCTACCGGGAGGGCCTGAAGTTTGTGACCTCGGGCGGCAACCCCATCGGCATCCAGCGCGGCATCCAGAAGGCCGTCGAGGCCGCGGTGGATCACCTCGCCAAGATCGCCAAGAAGGTCAAGGACAAGGAGGAGATCAAGCAGGTGGCGACCGTCTCCGCCAACTGGGACACCACGATTGGCGAGATCATCGCCGACGCGATGGACAAGGTGGGCAAGGACGGCACAATCACCGTCGAGGAGGCCAAGTCCATCGAAACCACGCTCGACGTCGTCGAGGGCATGCAGTTCGACAAGGGCTACCTGTCCCCGTACTTCGTGACGAATGCGGAGGCGATGCTGGCCAAACTCGAGGATGCCTACATCCTGATCTATGAGAAGAAGATCAGCTCGCTGAAGGATCTTCTCCCGCTCCTCGAAAAGGTGGCCAAGACCGGCAAGCCGCTGCTGGTGATCGCCGAGGAGGTCGAGGGGGAGGCCCTGGCGACCCTCGTGGTGAACAAGCTCCGTGGCACGATCAACGTGTGCGCGGTCAAGGCCCCGGGCTTCGGCGACCGCCGCAAGGCGATGCTGGAGGACATTGCGATCCTCACCGGCGGCAAGTGCCTCACGGAGGATCTCGGCATCAAGCTCGAGAATCTCGAGCTCTCCGACCTCGGCCGCGCCAAGAGCGTGGTGGTGGAGAAGGAAAACACCACCATCGTCGAGGGCAGCGGCAAGAGCTCCGAGATTCAGGGCCGGGTCAACCAGATCCGTCGCCAGATCGAGGAGACCACCAGTGACTACGACCGGGAGAAGCTGCAGGAGCGCCTGGCCAAGCTCGCCGGTGGCGTGGCGGTCATCCATGTCGGCGCCGCGACCGAGACGGAGATGAAGGAGAAGAAGGCCCGTGTTGAAGACGCCCTGCACGCCACCCGTGCGGCCGTCGAGGAGGGCATCGTCGCCGGCGGCGGCGTCGCACTCCTGCGCACCATCCCGGCCATCGAGGCCCTCAACCTCGCGGACCACGACGAGCGGATCGGCGTGGACATTGTCCGCCGCGCCGTGGAGTCCCCGCTGCGTGAACTGGCCCGCAATGCGGGCGTCGAAGGCAGCCTCATCGTCCAGGAGGTCAAGAAGCGCAAGGGCAACGACGGGTACAACGTGTCCACCGGTGCATACGAAGACCTCGTCAAGGCCGGCGTGGTGGACCCGAAGAAGGTCACCCGCAGCGCCCTGCAGAACGCGAGCTCCATTGCGGGCCTGCTCCTGACCACGGAATGCCTGATCACGGAGATTCCGGAGAAGAAGGAGAAGCCGGCGGCCGACCCGCATCACGGCGGCGGTATGGACTACTGAGGTCTCCAGCACCCCGTTTGTCTCAGCATCCGGGCGGCGTCGCATTGGCGACGCCGCCCCTTTTTTTTGACACGGGGGAGGGCAGCACCCCGCTTTGCGCTTGGCGCGCGGGCGGGGGTCTTCCCACCTTCCGACCGTGCGTCCGCTTCACGTCCGTTGGATCCTGCTCCTGGTGGTGATCGCGGCCAATGTGGCGGCCTGGCGGCTCTGGCGGTCCCGGCGCGCCCACGAGTTCGACCCGGCCTTCCAGGAGGCCGCGCGGCGCTACGCGATCTCCCCCGCGCTGATCAAGGCGGTGGCGTGGCAAGAGAGCCGGTTCGATCCCGGAGCCCGGGGGCGCGCCGGAGAGATCGGCCTGATGCAACTGATGGAGGACGCGGCTCTCGAATGGGCGACGGCCAGCCGGGCGACGGGATTCGTCCATGAGCATGCCTTTGATCCGGTGACCAACACGCTGGCCGGCGCCTACTATCTCTCCAAGCTGCTCCGTCGCTACACGAACACCGACGACCCCCTGCCCTACGCTCTCGCCGACTACAACGCCGGACGCGGCAATGTGCTCCGGTGGATGCAGGGACCCGCGGCCACCAACAGCACCGAATTCCGGAGGGCCATCACCTTTCCCGCCACGCGCGCCTACATTGATGCCGTCACCGGGCGCTACCACGAATACCTCGGCACTCCTGAACACCGTGGCTTGCAGCAATTTCGGAAGGTGGGTGGGCGGGGAGGGATGGAGAATTGAGGAGGAGGGAGTTGGGGGAGATTCGGTTTGCAGGGAAGATTCCTACAACCGCCCCACGCTTGACGACTCCGAGGTGCTGTCGAACCTCGCCAGCGTACCGGTGGGCAAGCCGTTCGCACTGGAGTTCCGCCTCCAGGCGGAAGCCCGCGCCGGCGACGAGGCCGCGGACTGGTGGGTGGTCTCCGACTTCTACAACACGGCCGGATACACCATGCAAAGCGCCACCCCGGGCGTGCAGATCGTTGAGATCACGCCCGTCGCCACACCGCGCCCGCGGCTCGGCCTTCGGCGCCTGCCCGGCGGTTTTCAGATCTACACGGCCGATGACCCGGGCGGGGACGTGTTTCTGATCGAGTTTTCGGAGGACTTTTCGGGCTGGGATGAACTCGGTGTGCTTGCCCTGGCCGGCAACGAATGGCGGCTCGACGTGTCCCCGGCCCCGCCGCCCATCGCCCGCTTCTTCCGCGCGATCCGCCGGCAGATTGCGGAACCATAGCTGGAGTCCGGTGACGCTGGGGCCTGCCCGCTGAGTCGCGCGTGGAAGCGTGGAGCTTGGGATCTTCGCACCCTGGAACAATACGTTCCAGAGATCATCCGCCCGGCCGTTTCCATGGGGAAATCTCGAACCAATTCAAGTTGAAACCTCGGGATCGGCGGAGGTGGAAATGGACCCGAACTGCCCCGGGTCCACCGGGTGCGGCTGGAAGCTGAACGACGCCCCGTTCACTGCCTCTGAACCTCCGAGGGAGTCGCCCCCCCCGAGTTCCCGGGGCACCCGGCGGGAAATCTCCTCTCCTCCCGACCGTGGATGCATCGGCGGTGATCAACCTGCCGACCGGGGGATGCAGGCCCTTGAGGAGGGGGCCGAGCCCCGTCGCCCGAAACCGCCACGGACCGCTGCGCTTCCCTTCGTGGTCGGCCAGGTCCGGGGGCAGGCGGGCGCCACGCCATGGCACCCGTGCATGGAGGCGGAGGGGCGGTTTCCGGAGGGACTTCTGGAAGTTCACGCAGCCTGGTGCCGGCGGACGTCGAGGTACACCGCGGTGAGGATCACCGCCCCCTTGATGACATACTGCAGCGAAAAATGCACCCCGGCCTGGTTGAGCCCCTTGTCGAGGATGCCGATGATGATGGCCCCCAGCAACGTTCCCGGCAGGGTGCCCGTGCCCCCGGTAAAGCTGGTCCCTCCCACGACCACCGCCGCGATGGCATTCAGTTCAAATCCCTGCCCCGATCCGGGCTCTGCCGAGTACAATTGGGAGGCGTGGATGAGTCCCGCCAGTCCGGCCAGGAGCGAGCAGAGCACATAGACCACGGTCTCGTTTCGAGCGAGCCGGATGCCCGTAAACCGGGCGGCCTCCCGGTTCCCGCCGATGGCGTACAGGTGCTGGCCGAAGGCGGTCCGGTGCAGGAGCACCCCGGTGACCACAAACGCCCCCAGCATCAGCAGCACTGGCACGGGAATCAGGTCGAACACCCGCGCGTTTCCCATCGCAAGGAAGACGCGCTCCTGATTGGGAACCGGCAGCGGACGCCCCTCGTTGAAGCGCAGGGCGAGTCCCCGGGCGACGAGCATCGTGGCCAGCGTGATGATGAACGGGGGCATGCGGGTCCGTGAGGCACACAGCCCGTTGATCCATCCGAACAGTCCGGCAACCGCCAACCCGCACAATGCGGCAGCGACCCAGCCGGCCGGAATCAGCACCGCAACGGCCACCGTCCCGACCAGGGCCACCACCGCCCCCACGCTGAGGTCAATCCCTCCAATGAGGATCACCAGCGTCAGCCCGAAGGCCAGGATGGCATTGACGGCAATCTGCTGGACAAGATCCAGCAGGTTGGCCGGCGTGAG
Above is a window of Verrucomicrobiia bacterium DNA encoding:
- the ppk1 gene encoding polyphosphate kinase 1, with translation MSTRHPAIPRKPRRRYFNRDLSWLEFNQRVLDEALAPDTPLLERVKFFCIFNSNLDEFFEVRVAGLMEARQAGVRERTPDGLDASETLTAIRRRVLGLVGDAYRCWRKELVPALERHGIGFLDPDALAADAAAWLADYYREKVSPVLTPLALDPAHPFPQLLNKSLNLIVRLHGPHRGQLRQSLAVVQVPRGLPRLVQVPAQPGRQCYIFLHQLISRFLGDLFPGMTLEGCWTFRVTRNSELYIDEEEVPNLLRAVEHELDKRKRGAAVRLEVSADCPADVTADLLAHVGLTPEELYVVDGPVNPTRLMAIVEDAHAPELRDPPFHAPVAAALRGKQDLFAAIQERDILFHHPYDSFGSVVTFLEQAAEDPKVLAIKQTLYRTGGDPRIVGALMNAVKNGKQVTAVVELKARFDEANNIRWSRALEEAGVHVIYGVVGYKIHCKVALVVRADDDGIRRYVHLGTGNYNPATARLYTDIGLLTCRPEFGEDATDLFNLITGICRPQPSRRLLLAPFDMLDRILALIHREAAHARAGLPARIVAKMNALVETPVIDALYEASAAGVEIDLIIRGICCLRPGVRGLSERIRVRSIVDRFLEHARIWSFDNAHQPEVYVGSADWMPRNLHRRIEAVFPIEDGRLRERLTGDILATELADNTKARHLMPNGTYQIPARQASAPLRRAQVEFIEKVLELRRQEVSRRRVRDGKLVPRTSPDT
- the dnaK gene encoding molecular chaperone DnaK produces the protein MGKILGIDLGTTNSCMAVMEGGEPLVLENSEGRRTTPSVVAFAKNGERLVGDAAKRQAITNSRNTVYSIKRFMGRRFDEVQEELKRVPYKVARAANGDVAVEVEVEGKPRQFSPQEVSAMILSKLKADAETRLGESITQAVITVPAYFNDAQRQATKDAGRIAGLEVLRIINEPTAASLAYGLDKKKDEKIAVYDLGGGTFDISVLEIGDGVFEVKATNGDTHLGGDDWDNALMDWILDEFKRDTGMDLRKQPDALQRIKEEAEKAKIALSSSQQYDINLPFITADASGPKHIQKSLTRARMEQLCESLFERTITPTRACLKDAGIAADQIDELVLVGGMTRMPKVVETARSMVNKAPHQGVNPDEVVAVGAAIQGGVLKGDVKDVLLLDVTPLSLGIETMGRVFTKLIDRNTTIPTRKSEIFSTATDNQPGVEIHVLQGERAMAQDNKSLGRFQLSDIPPAPRGVPQIEVTFDIDANGILNVSAKDLGSGKQQKIVITASGGLSKDEVERLRRDAESHADEDRQRKEEVELRNEADNTAYRAEKLVKDSGDKLGAERARVDQGAQAVRDALKGSDAAAIRVALDKLNESLQVATAAMYKDNPPGAGAAGGDASGGPAGGPEAAASGSREGEGPIIDAEVVDEKKS
- a CDS encoding cytochrome b N-terminal domain-containing protein, which produces MKPLLDWVDSRTGLRRLVHEVLFENIPGGARWRYVWGSALTFCLLIQFITGAFLWSAYSPGSLTAWESVYYIQHEMTGGWFLRGLHHFTAQIMVVLLVLHLMQVVIDGAYHAPREVNFWFGLGLLLLTLALALTGYLLPWDQKGYWATKVATNIAAVTPLFGDQIQRLIVGGADYGNLTLTRFFALHAGFLPAGVVLLIVGHIALFRRHGVTARRPLRRPDAPFWPDQVLMDAVAALAVLATVVFLTLAFHGAELSAPADPSEPFPAARPEWYFLFLFEFLKYFPGHTEVWGAIVIPTLALLILAAMPLIGRWRLGHRFNLAFLASIGIGALLLTLQARRQDLADPTFLAAREQASRDARRVVELAQAAGGIPPTGAVTLLREDPLTQGPRLFAQNCASCHRFGGHDGLGNAVADAPSAPDLKGFGSRTWLSGLLDPDRVDGPDYYGGTKFREGKMVRFVKQKVARYDAEQRAGLVQVIAAVSAEAGLPLQASDDLRDAGLIEEGRRLVRSEFGCTDCHAFREPDEDATAPDLTGWGSREWIIGIIADPGHERFYGRRNDRMPAFLSTGQLDERSIGLLADWLREDWYRPGSPVTTSGAVRN
- a CDS encoding co-chaperone GroES is translated as MALNVKPLGDRVLVELVEDKEVKKGGIIIPDTAKEKPTEGLVRALGTGKTDDEGKKIPFEVKVGDRVLVSKYGGTEIKIDGKEYKIFSSDDLIGVVE
- a CDS encoding Rieske 2Fe-2S domain-containing protein — protein: MSNAVDSTGGTRRSFVKEALALVIGGLATLVPVAAGLWVWLDPLRRRGDARGAGFRRIASLTALPADGTPRRFTVLADRVDAWTRMPAVPVGAVYLRRTGEREVEALQTVCPHAGCFVDYRPEARDFLCPCHNSTFAIDGAINDPRSPSPRPMDTLPVEIRGEEVWVRYENFQAGQSEKRVLA
- a CDS encoding NAD(P)-dependent oxidoreductase, with product MSQRIAVVGVGRMGANMARRLAESGFQVTAVYDARPAAAAAIASELGCTAAASLAEVTSLADVIFTVVTDDKAMDRVFATRGDSLLTGARGRTFINCATITPAVHVEVRKRARKAKAESLEACMASSITQARNGTLYLMIGGDRAVFERVEPLLRTLADDGKLLRYIGPTGTAAQVKALVNMVMNINTAGLAEGLGLGAALGLDLKVLMEVFSQTGANSRVLATDGEDMVNRDHSCFFSAAHAAKDSGIALRLAKGAGLKTPLAAAAHSQFRRMVAAGLGELDKSGIAELTFKGRGPRTRKAPPRKRPARPRR